A window from Salvia miltiorrhiza cultivar Shanhuang (shh) chromosome 2, IMPLAD_Smil_shh, whole genome shotgun sequence encodes these proteins:
- the LOC131009905 gene encoding uncharacterized protein LOC131009905, translating into MEQNLPIIAKKFLKIVKVLYFMLRKGISKGKILADLSMLMKRGKIAGKAAIHSLMSHHHHGGTASASDHHLEYEFRCSNTPAHRGFHIPFHLSKRKHSQPTQEELMAAAVEIFHSAAASPELPGFGPSPMVRQLRITDSPFPLRNGEEDSYVDEAAEEFIMRFYKDLRQQNSVPYLGYS; encoded by the coding sequence ATGGAGCAGAATCTACCAATCATAGCCAAGAAATTCTTGAAAATAGTAAAAGTGTTATATTTCATGTTGAGAAAAGGCATTTCAAAAGGAAAAATATTAGCCGATCTCAGCATGTTGATGAAGCGTGGCAAGATCGCCGGCAAAGCCGCCATCCACAGCCTCATGTCCCACCACCACCACGGCGGCACTGCCTCCGCCTCCGACCACCACCTAGAATACGAGTTCAGGTGCAGCAACACCCCCGCGCACCGTGGCTTCCACATCCCCTTCCACCTCAGCAAGAGGAAGCACTCGCAGCCCACCCAGGAAGAGCTaatggcggcggcggtggagataTTCCACAGCGCGGCGGCGTCACCGGAGCTTCCGGGCTTCGGCCCGAGCCCGATGGTGAGGCAGCTGAGGATAACGGACTCTCCATTTCCGTTAAGAAACGGTGAAGAAGATAGTTACGTAGATGAAGCTGCTGAAGAATTTATTATGAGATTTTATAAGGATTTGAGGCAGCAAAATTCTGTGCCTTATTTGGGTTACTCTTGA